The uncultured Mailhella sp. genome segment TATGCCGCTCCTTCTCAGCTCGTGGCTGAACTGGAACGCATCATCCGCATCACCGACGGCGTGTTCAAGTTCATGACCGTCAAGCTGGCCGACTCCGTCGAAGCCACCGAGGAGGTCGCGTAATGGCTTTCCGTAAGAAGTTTGCTCCTCGCCGCAAGTTCTGCCGCTTCTGCGCCGACGCCGAACTGGCTCTCGACTACAAGCGTCCCGACATTCTCCGCGACTTCATCACCGAACGCGGCAAGATCGTCGCCCGTCGCATTACCGGCACCTGCGCCAAGCATCAGCGCGCTCTGACCACCGAAATCAAGCGCGCCCGCCAGATGGCCCTGCTGTTCTACACTTCCGCTCATTCCAGCGAACTCAAGAAGAAGACCAACATCTAACGGCATAGGAGACAAAATGAAAGTTATTCTTCGTGCCGACGTTGAAAAGCTCGGTCACCTTGGCGACATCGTCAATGTCAAGCCCGGCTACGGCCGCAACTATCTGCTTCCTCAGCAGCTTGCCAGCCTGGCCACTCCCGCCAACATCCGCGTGTTTGAACTCGAACGCAAGAAGCTGCAGGCCCGCATGGACGCCCTCCGCGCCGCTGCCGCCGACCTCGCTTCCAAGCTCGAAGGCGTGGTGGTGACCATCGCCATGCGCGTTGGCGAAAACGACAAGCTCTATGGTTCCGTCACCCCGGCCATGATCGGCGACGCTCTCGCCGCCATGGGCATCGAAGTGGATCGTCATCGTCTGCTTCTCGACGGCTCCATCCGCACCCTGGGCGAACACAACGTGCGCGCCCGTCTGCATGCCGACGTGGTTCCTTCCTTCACCGTGAAGATCGTGTCTGAAGAAAAGCACATCGCTGAAGAAGAAGCCCCCGTGGAAGCTCCCGCCGCCGAAGCGGAAGCTCCTGCTGAAAATGCCTAATCAGCTTCCCCGGAAGCCTGACGAGTCATGGACAGCCCGGATACCGTCATGAATGAAGCCGCCGCTCCTTCGCGGAGCGGCGGCTCTCGTCGTTCTTCCCGTGGGGAAGGCGAAATCTCCGATCGCGCGCGCGACGACCTTCTGCGCCGCGTTCCGCCGCACAACGAAGAGGCCGAACAGGCCGTTCTGAGCGGCGTGTTCCTGCGGCCCGATCTGCTTCAGGAGCTCGTCGATCAGCTTCGTCCCGTAGATTTCTACGTTCCTGCGCACCGGATCATCTTCGGTGCGTTCGTGGCGCTGTGCGAACAGAACACCCCCGTGGACGAAGTGACGGTGTTCGACTGGCTGGTCAGCCATTCCCAGCTTGAGGCCGCGGGCGGCGCGGCCTATCTCGGCGAACTTTCCCGCGCCGTGGTGAGCGGCGCCAACGCCGTTCACTGGGCGAAAATCGTGCGCGACAAGGCCATGCAGCGCGCGCTCATCGACACTTCCGCCCAGATCATCAGCAACTGCTACGACGCCTCCAAGGACGTGCCCACGCTCCTCGACGAATCGGAGCGCGCCATATTTTCCATTTCCGAACGCGCCAACAGCAAGACCTTCGCAAGCAGCAGCGAACTTGTGCGTTCCGTGTTCGACGAGCTGCTCGCCCGGTACAACAACAAGAGCGTGACCACCGGCGTGCCCACGGGCTACATGATGCTCGACAGAATGACCGCCGGCCTTCAGCCCACCGACCTCATCATTCTTGCGGCCCGCCCCTCCATGGGCAAGACGGCCTTCGCCCTCAACGTGGCCATGCGCGCCGCGCTCTCCGGCGGAGCCACGGTGGCCATCTTTTCTCTGGAAATGAGCAAGGAATCGCTCATGGACCGCATGCTCTGCGCCTGGGGCCGGGTGGAGCTCTCCCGCGTGCGCCGCGGCTTTCTGGAAGACGACGACTGGGCCAAGCTTTCCGCCTCGGCCGACGCGCTCTCCCAGGCCAAGATATTCATCGACGACACCGCGGGCCTGACCCCGCTGGCGCTTCGCGCCCGCTGCCGCCGCCTCAAGGCCGAGCACGGCCTCGACCTCGTCATGGTGGACTATTTGCAGCTCATGCACTCCTCGCGCAACGATTCCCGCGAACTGGAAATTTCCGACATCTCGCGCAACCTGAAGGCGCTCGCCAAGGAACTCAAGGTTCCCGTCATTGCGCTTTCCCAGCTCAATCGAAAGGTGGAAGAGCGTACCGACAAGCGTCCCGTGCTTTCCGACCTGCGCGAATCCGGCGCCATTGAACAGGACGCCGACCTCATCATGTTCATCCACCGCGAGGACGCCTACAACAAGAAGGACGACCACCAGAAGACCGGCATTGCCGAAATCATCATCGGCAAGCACAGAAACGGTCCCACCGGCACGGTGAAGCTCGCCTACCGGCCGGAATTCACGGCCTTCGACGACCTCGAAACCACCTATGTCGAGCCTTCGGAAGCGCAGTCCTGACTGCTCCGGCCGGGCCGCAATTCTCCGGCTCGTGGCGCGTCTGGCGTCGCGTTGACGGGGCGCGCAGCCTGACGGCATGAGAGCCTCGTCCTTTCGAAGAGCGCGGGCCGTCCGCCCGGGAGGCGAACGCCGCCTGCGCGCCTTTTGACCGGGGGCGCGGGAAACACGCCGGGACGCCGTTCGTTGCCCGGAAAACGCCGCGTCTTGCCTGCGCACCGCGGGCGTGCTACTTAAAGCTGGCTTCCAATACTACGCCGAGGCGGGCCGACAGCCGGAGAAAGAGATGTCATTCTGGATCAAAGAACGCATCAGCCCTTCGCAGATCATCATTCTGGGCTATTTTCTGTTCATTCTCTGCGGCACGGCGCTGCTCATGCTGCCCTTCACCACCAGAGACGGCGTCGGGCCGGGACTTTGCGACGCGCTCTTCACGGCCACGTCCGCCATTACCGTGACCGGCCTCGTGGTTCACGACACCGCGCGTTACTGGTCGGAATTCGGCCAGGCGATCATTCTCATGCTCATTCAGGCGGGCGGCCTCGGCGTCATGAGCATGGCCGTGGCCGTGGCCGTGCTCGCGGGGCAGAAGATAGGCTTCCGGCTGCGCTGGGTCATGCAGGAATCCATTTCCGCGCCGCAGCTTGCAGGTATAGTTCGCCTGACGGGCTTCATTTTTAAAACCGTGCTGGCTGTGGAACTTGCCGGAGCGGCGCTGCTCGCGCTGCGCTTCTGCCCGCAGGTGGGACTCGGCAGGGGCTTGTGGATGGCCCTGTTTCATTCCGTGTCGGCCTTCTGCAACGCCGGTTTCGATCTCATGGGAGAGGCGCATCCCTACGCTTCGCTCACGGCCTACGCGTCGGATCCGCTGGTCTGTCTTGTGGTGGCCGCGCTCATCATCACGGGCGGCATCGGCTTTCTCACGCTCGACGATGTGCGCTCGCACGGCGCGAATTTCCGCAGCTACCGCCTGCAGAGCAAGCTCGTGCTGCTCTTTACCGCCGCGCTTCTTCTTGTCGGCTTCCTCTTCTTCTTTTTCTGCGAGTTCCGGCGCGAAAGCTGGGGCATGTCCGGCCCGGAGGCCGCGCTCGCCGCGTTTTTCCAGTCCGTAAGTCCGCGCACGGCGGGCTTCAACAGCGTGGATCTCGCCGCGCTGAGTCCGCTCGGCAAGCTGGTCACCATGCTGCTCATGCTGGTGGGCGCAGCTCCCGGCTCCACGGGCGGCGGCTTCAAGGTCACCACGCTCGCCGTGCTGCTTCTGGGCCTGCTCTCCATCTTCCTGCACCGCAACGACGTGCGCGGCTTCGGCCGCAGACTGCCGGACATGGCCCTGCGCCGGGCGTCGGGCATATTCATGTTTTATCTTCTGCTCTTTCTGGCCGGGGGCATGCTGATTTCCGCCTTCGACGAGCTGCCGCTCATGACGGCGTTCTTCGAGTCCGCTTCGGCCATTGGCACCGTGGGACTTTCCCTGGGCGCGACGCCGGAACTTTCCGACGCCTCGCGCGGCATTCTCATTCTGCTTATGTACTTCGGCAGGGTGGGGAGTCTCACGGTCGTGTTTGCGGTGTCGTCCGGCCTGCGTCAGGACGCCTTCCGCTATCCTTCTGAAGATGTGGCCGTGGGCTGAAAGGAGTGTGCCGCATGAAATCCGTACTGCTCATAGGACTCGGCCGTTTCGGCCGCCGCATGGCAAGAAAGCTGCGCGAACTGAATCACGACGTGCTCGCCATCGACAAAAACGAACAGCGCGTCAACGAAGCGCTGGACTTCGTGACCAGCGCCCAGATTGCGGACGCCACCAGCGAAACGTTCATCCGCTCGCTGGGCGTGAGCAATTTCGACATGTGCGTGGTCGCCATCGGCGACGACTTTCAGAGTTCTCTGGAAACCACGGCGCTGCTCAAGGAGCACGGGGCGCGCTTTGTGCTGTCCCGGGCGTCGCGGCAGGTTCACGCCAAGTTCCTTCTGCGCAACGGCGCGGACGACGTGGTGTACCCCGAGCGTCAGACCGCCGACTGGGCCGCCATGCGCTACAGCAGCGATCACATTTTCGACTACGTGAAGCTCTCGCCCGAGTATTCCATTTACGAGATAGCCACGCCCGAGGAATGGCAGGGCAAGACCGTGAAGGAACTGGCCGTGCGTCAGCGCTACCGGGTGAACGTGCTCGGCGTGAAGAAGGGCGACGAGCTCCAGCCCATGCCCGGCCCGTCGCACTGCTTTCAGGCCGGGGAAAACGTGTTCGTGCTCGGCCACGACATGGACGTGCAGAAACTTCTTCGCAAAAACTGACGCGGCGGGCGTGCGTATCTTGCCTCAACGATTCCGGCGTGCTACTATTGGAGCAAATCCAATAGTCAGGGCCGACGGGCGTTCCGTGTTGTTCGGAACGTTTTTTGCGCGGCTCTTTTCGGGAGAAAAGGCATGGATGAGCTTGATTCCTGCGCCTGTTCGGGCGGCAATCTGCCCCGTTTCGTGCAGCCGGTGCTGCTGGGGCTGCTGGTTCGCGAGCCCATGCACGGGTATGCGCTCGTGCAGAAGCTGGAGGACACCGGCCTGTTCGGGCCGCAGCCGCCGGACATGACGGGCTGCTATCGCATGCTGCGCGACATGGAGCGCAGCGGCGTGCTGGAAACGGAATACGACAGGGGAGACGGCCCGGCGCGGAAGAAGTACCGCGTCACGGCTCTGGGGCGGCGCTGTCTGAACCGCTGGATATCGTCGCTCACGAGCAATCGCGATCATCTCGACAGGGTGCTTGCGCTGCTGCTCTCCGCGCGGGATGCGGATGCGCAGGACCCGTGCCCGGAGGCGGATCGCGCCTTCATGGAAGAAGTGCGTCGGCGGGCGCTTTCCGGAGCGCTGCCTAGGTTCAGGACTCATTAAATATAAAAGATGACAATGGCAGCGAGACAAATGGCCGAAAAGAACGTGTGTGCACAACGGTCATAACGCATGGCTATTCTGCGCCAATCCTTGAGTCGGCCGAACATGATTTCTATCTTGTGCCGCTGCTTATAAACCTCCTTGTCATAGACCACCGGAGTTTTTCGGCTGTGTCTGCCAGGAATACACGGCGTGATTCCTTTACGGGACAAGGCATGACGAAACCAGTCGGCATCATAGCCTCTATCCGCCAGAAGCTCCCTGGCCTGCGGCAGAGTATCAAGCAGGACAGCAGCGCCTTTGTAGTCGCTCACCTGACCGCCGGACAGATGGAAGGCCAACGGTTGACCGAAGGCATTGCAGACAGCGTGGAGTTTTGAATTCAGGCCGCCTTTTGTGCGTCCGATACATCGGGAAAGGCCCCTTTTTTCAGCAAACTTGCTGCTGTCCTGTGTGCCTTGAGATGTGTGGTATCAATCATCAAGCGTGTTGTGGAGCCGTTTTGTTCAACAAGCTCCGCAAAAATCCTGTTAAAGACACCCAATCGGCTCCAGCGGATAAAACGATTGTAGAGAGTTTTGTATGGTCCATACTCGCGCGGGGCATCTTTCCATTGCAGGCCATGCTTGATGACATAGATAATGCCGCTGACGACACGCCTGTCATCGACTCTCGGAATGCCGTGGGAACGAGGAAAGTAGCGTTTGATACGAGCAATCTGTTCATGAGAAAGATAAAAAAGTTCCTTCATGGCATCCTCCCTATGCCGACAATAAGAACTTTTTACCCTTTTGGCAATTAATGAGTCCTGAGCCTAGGCGGGAAGACGTGCTGCGTCTTCTTTCCTACGCGCCGGATTCGGCGCAGACGGCCTTTCTCGGACGCCTGGCCCGGCAGACGGCCCGCGAGGTTGCGGGCGACAGGGCGGGCGTGTGGGCGGCCTTCGGGGTGGACACTGCGCCCTGTTCCATGAGCTGCGCCTTTTGCGCGTTCGGCGCGTCGTGGGGCGTGGTGCGGGAGTCGCACGAGTGGGCGCAGGAGGAGATTGTGGCCGCGGCGCGCCGCTACGCGGCCGAGGGGGCGTCGTGGATCGTGCTCCGCACCACGGAACATTACGGCAGGGAGCGCCTGGAAGCGCTGGCAAAAGCCGTGCGCGCCGTGCTGCCGCCATCCTGTGCGCTCGTGGCCAACACCGGTCAGATGGCCGTGGAGGAGATTCGGAACCTCGGCAGGGCCGGCGTGCAGATGATGTATCACGCCCTGCGGCTCGGCGAGGGACGGGACACGCCCTTTGATCCTGCCGAACGCAGGCAGGCCTTGCGGCGCATCGGCGAGGCGGGCATGGAGCTTGCGCATCTTGTGGAGCCGCTCGGGCCCGAACACGCCGATGAGGAAATTGCCGACGTGCTGCTTGCGGCGCTCGAAGCCGGGGCGAAAGTGTGCGGCGTGATGGCGCGCAGCAACGTGCCGGGAACGCCCTACGGCGGCGCGGAATCCGTGTCCGACGCGCGCCTTGCGCAGGTGGCCGCGGTGATCCGCCTGTGCGGGGGCGTGAACACGCCGCACGTGTGCGTGCATCCGCCGGTGTCGCAGGCCGTGGCCTGGGGAGCCAACGTGGTTGTGGTGGAAACGGGGGCCATTCCGCGGGACAAAAAGGAAGCCGCGGCGGACTGGCGGGGCTTTTCCATGGACGACGCCCGCGCGCTGCTTTTGCGTCACGGCTATGTCGTGGGCGGCGCGTAGATCGGGGCGCGTCGCGGAATCGTTTCCGGCTCACACTCGGATGTTTTGCAAAGAAACGGCGCTTCGGCAGCCTCGTCATGGAGGACTGCCCGGAGAGCCAACGTATTGGAGGCATTATGGTATCACGTTTCGGACTGTGCGCGCAGAAGGTGTGCCTGCACTGCGCGCCGCGCCTCGGCATTGAGGATTCGCTGGCCGTGGGCATGGCCTCGGCGTTCGGCACGGGC includes the following:
- the rplI gene encoding 50S ribosomal protein L9; amino-acid sequence: MKVILRADVEKLGHLGDIVNVKPGYGRNYLLPQQLASLATPANIRVFELERKKLQARMDALRAAAADLASKLEGVVVTIAMRVGENDKLYGSVTPAMIGDALAAMGIEVDRHRLLLDGSIRTLGEHNVRARLHADVVPSFTVKIVSEEKHIAEEEAPVEAPAAEAEAPAENA
- a CDS encoding potassium transporter TrkG, translated to MSFWIKERISPSQIIILGYFLFILCGTALLMLPFTTRDGVGPGLCDALFTATSAITVTGLVVHDTARYWSEFGQAIILMLIQAGGLGVMSMAVAVAVLAGQKIGFRLRWVMQESISAPQLAGIVRLTGFIFKTVLAVELAGAALLALRFCPQVGLGRGLWMALFHSVSAFCNAGFDLMGEAHPYASLTAYASDPLVCLVVAALIITGGIGFLTLDDVRSHGANFRSYRLQSKLVLLFTAALLLVGFLFFFFCEFRRESWGMSGPEAALAAFFQSVSPRTAGFNSVDLAALSPLGKLVTMLLMLVGAAPGSTGGGFKVTTLAVLLLGLLSIFLHRNDVRGFGRRLPDMALRRASGIFMFYLLLFLAGGMLISAFDELPLMTAFFESASAIGTVGLSLGATPELSDASRGILILLMYFGRVGSLTVVFAVSSGLRQDAFRYPSEDVAVG
- the rpsR gene encoding 30S ribosomal protein S18, producing MAFRKKFAPRRKFCRFCADAELALDYKRPDILRDFITERGKIVARRITGTCAKHQRALTTEIKRARQMALLFYTSAHSSELKKKTNI
- the dnaB gene encoding replicative DNA helicase, yielding MDSPDTVMNEAAAPSRSGGSRRSSRGEGEISDRARDDLLRRVPPHNEEAEQAVLSGVFLRPDLLQELVDQLRPVDFYVPAHRIIFGAFVALCEQNTPVDEVTVFDWLVSHSQLEAAGGAAYLGELSRAVVSGANAVHWAKIVRDKAMQRALIDTSAQIISNCYDASKDVPTLLDESERAIFSISERANSKTFASSSELVRSVFDELLARYNNKSVTTGVPTGYMMLDRMTAGLQPTDLIILAARPSMGKTAFALNVAMRAALSGGATVAIFSLEMSKESLMDRMLCAWGRVELSRVRRGFLEDDDWAKLSASADALSQAKIFIDDTAGLTPLALRARCRRLKAEHGLDLVMVDYLQLMHSSRNDSRELEISDISRNLKALAKELKVPVIALSQLNRKVEERTDKRPVLSDLRESGAIEQDADLIMFIHREDAYNKKDDHQKTGIAEIIIGKHRNGPTGTVKLAYRPEFTAFDDLETTYVEPSEAQS
- a CDS encoding TrkA family potassium uptake protein, encoding MKSVLLIGLGRFGRRMARKLRELNHDVLAIDKNEQRVNEALDFVTSAQIADATSETFIRSLGVSNFDMCVVAIGDDFQSSLETTALLKEHGARFVLSRASRQVHAKFLLRNGADDVVYPERQTADWAAMRYSSDHIFDYVKLSPEYSIYEIATPEEWQGKTVKELAVRQRYRVNVLGVKKGDELQPMPGPSHCFQAGENVFVLGHDMDVQKLLRKN
- a CDS encoding IS5 family transposase (programmed frameshift), which codes for MKELFYLSHEQIARIKRYFPRSHGIPRVDDRRVVSGIIYVIKHGLQWKDAPREYGPYKTLYNRFIRWSRLGVFNRIFAELVEQNGSTTRLMIDTTHLKAHRTAASLLKKGAFSRCIGRTKGGLNSKLHAVCNAFGQPLAFHLSGGQVSDYKGAAVLLDTLPQARELLADRGYDADWFRHALSRKGITPCIPGRHSRKTPVVYDKEVYKQRHKIEIMFGRLKDWRRIAMRYDRCAHTFFSAICLAAIVIFYI
- a CDS encoding PadR family transcriptional regulator, whose amino-acid sequence is MDELDSCACSGGNLPRFVQPVLLGLLVREPMHGYALVQKLEDTGLFGPQPPDMTGCYRMLRDMERSGVLETEYDRGDGPARKKYRVTALGRRCLNRWISSLTSNRDHLDRVLALLLSARDADAQDPCPEADRAFMEEVRRRALSGALPRFRTH